A portion of the Pseudomonas koreensis genome contains these proteins:
- the ligD gene encoding DNA ligase D — protein sequence MNRNLDDYNRMRDFSATSEPAAVKRPGRKSAKDHALQFCIQKHDASHLHYDFRLELDGALKSWAVPKGPSLDPKVKRLAIHVEDHPLDYATFEGSIPEGHYGAGDVIVWDRGVWIPLEDPHKAYAKGRLKFELQGEKLGGVWNLVRTHMPGKKEQWFLIKHQDNAARPQDDFDVLVAEPDSVLSERTIVGKPTLAAEQAKPVKKAPAKARKQASGQLTGARKAKLPALIKPELATLVDSAPEGQWSYEIKFDGYRIMARIDHDEVQLFTRNGHDWTHKLPQQAKALAALGLESAWLDGEMVVANEQGVPDFQALQNAFDAGRSGNIVYYLFDLPFLNGVDLRDVPVEERRAALSTILGAQKDSSPLRFSEAFEETPDALLNSACQMQMEGLIGKRLGSPYVSRRSGDWIKLKCKHRQEFVIVGYTDPKGARSAFGALLLGLHDRDSGELRYAGKVGTGFNETTLKSILAQLKPLQTKSAAVVNPPSGFEAKGVHWLKPKLLAEVAFAEMTKDGSVRHAVFHGLRDDKPAKDITEERAKPVKAAKSEKSEKTEKTKPAAKKPAKKAAASKAETAPSQAGLAGGKVRITHPDRVIDAVSGTTKMQLAQYYASVAEYILPQLKDRPVALVRAPDGIAGQLFFQKNADRLAIPGITALDKDVTGQPVMMINNPEALVGAVQMSTVELHTWNATTVDLDKPDRFVLDLDPDPALPWKSMVEATALTLTVLDELGLKAFLKTSGGKGIHLVVPLTRKHGWDEVKDFSHAIVSHMANLLPDRISAVSGPKNRVGRIFIDYLRNGLGATTICAYAARAREGMPVSVPVYREEVAELKGGNQWNIHNVHERLAEVGEEPWADMKKTRQTITAEMRKRVGMKK from the coding sequence ATGAACAGGAACCTCGACGATTACAACCGCATGCGTGATTTTTCCGCGACTTCGGAACCGGCTGCGGTCAAGCGCCCGGGGCGTAAGTCTGCCAAGGATCACGCGTTGCAGTTCTGCATCCAGAAGCACGACGCTTCGCACCTGCATTACGACTTTCGCCTGGAACTCGACGGCGCGCTGAAAAGCTGGGCGGTGCCGAAGGGGCCGTCGCTGGATCCCAAGGTCAAGCGTCTGGCGATCCATGTCGAGGATCATCCGCTCGATTACGCGACGTTCGAAGGCAGCATTCCCGAGGGGCATTACGGCGCCGGCGATGTGATCGTCTGGGATCGCGGCGTGTGGATTCCGCTGGAGGATCCGCACAAGGCCTATGCGAAGGGCCGGCTCAAGTTCGAGTTACAAGGCGAGAAGCTCGGCGGCGTGTGGAATCTGGTGCGTACGCACATGCCGGGCAAGAAAGAACAATGGTTTCTGATCAAGCATCAGGACAATGCCGCACGCCCGCAGGATGATTTCGATGTGCTGGTCGCCGAGCCCGACAGCGTGCTCAGCGAACGCACAATTGTCGGCAAACCCACGCTGGCTGCGGAACAGGCGAAACCGGTCAAGAAGGCTCCGGCCAAGGCGCGCAAACAGGCCTCGGGCCAGCTCACCGGCGCTCGCAAGGCCAAACTACCGGCGCTGATCAAACCGGAGCTGGCGACGCTGGTCGATAGCGCACCCGAAGGGCAGTGGAGCTATGAGATCAAATTCGACGGTTACCGAATCATGGCGCGGATCGACCATGACGAGGTACAACTGTTCACCCGCAACGGCCACGACTGGACGCACAAATTGCCTCAGCAGGCCAAGGCGCTGGCGGCGCTGGGCCTTGAATCGGCTTGGCTCGATGGCGAGATGGTGGTGGCCAACGAGCAGGGGGTGCCGGATTTTCAGGCGCTGCAGAATGCCTTCGATGCCGGGCGTAGCGGCAACATTGTTTATTACCTGTTCGACTTGCCGTTTCTCAACGGTGTCGACCTGCGTGATGTGCCGGTCGAAGAGCGCCGTGCGGCGCTGAGCACCATCCTCGGCGCACAGAAAGATTCTTCACCGCTGCGCTTCTCCGAAGCTTTCGAAGAAACCCCGGATGCGTTGCTCAACAGCGCCTGCCAGATGCAAATGGAAGGCCTGATCGGCAAGCGTCTTGGCTCGCCTTATGTGTCTCGGCGCAGCGGCGACTGGATCAAGCTCAAGTGCAAGCACCGGCAGGAATTCGTCATCGTTGGCTACACAGATCCCAAAGGTGCGCGCAGTGCTTTTGGCGCGTTGCTGCTGGGCCTGCACGACCGTGACAGCGGCGAGTTGCGCTATGCCGGCAAGGTCGGCACCGGATTCAACGAAACCACGTTGAAAAGCATCCTTGCCCAGCTCAAGCCGTTACAGACCAAGAGCGCGGCGGTGGTCAATCCGCCGAGTGGTTTCGAGGCCAAGGGCGTGCATTGGCTGAAGCCGAAACTGCTGGCGGAAGTAGCGTTCGCCGAGATGACCAAGGACGGCTCGGTGCGCCACGCCGTGTTCCATGGTTTGCGCGATGACAAACCGGCCAAGGACATTACAGAGGAGCGAGCGAAGCCTGTGAAAGCTGCCAAATCCGAAAAATCCGAGAAGACCGAAAAAACCAAACCCGCTGCGAAGAAACCGGCGAAGAAGGCTGCTGCCAGCAAAGCCGAAACCGCGCCGTCGCAAGCGGGACTGGCCGGCGGCAAGGTGCGCATCACTCACCCTGATCGGGTGATCGACGCGGTCAGCGGCACGACCAAAATGCAGCTGGCGCAGTATTACGCCAGCGTTGCCGAATACATCCTGCCGCAACTCAAGGATCGCCCGGTGGCGCTGGTGCGTGCGCCGGACGGCATCGCCGGTCAACTGTTTTTTCAGAAGAACGCCGATCGCCTGGCCATTCCCGGCATCACTGCTCTGGACAAGGATGTCACCGGCCAGCCAGTGATGATGATCAACAACCCCGAAGCGCTGGTCGGCGCGGTGCAGATGAGCACCGTGGAGCTACACACCTGGAACGCCACGACGGTGGATCTGGACAAGCCCGATCGCTTCGTCCTCGACCTCGACCCGGATCCGGCGCTGCCATGGAAGAGCATGGTCGAAGCCACCGCGCTGACCCTCACCGTGCTCGATGAGCTGGGGCTCAAGGCCTTCCTGAAAACCAGCGGCGGCAAGGGTATCCACCTTGTCGTGCCACTGACACGCAAACATGGCTGGGACGAAGTGAAGGACTTCAGTCACGCCATCGTCAGCCACATGGCCAACCTGCTGCCCGATCGAATTTCAGCAGTGTCGGGGCCGAAAAACCGGGTCGGACGGATCTTCATCGATTACCTGCGCAACGGTCTCGGCGCAACCACCATTTGCGCCTATGCCGCGCGGGCCCGTGAAGGCATGCCGGTATCGGTGCCGGTGTATCGCGAGGAGGTCGCTGAGCTCAAGGGCGGCAATCAGTGGAACATTCACAATGTTCACGAGCGTCTGGCCGAGGTTGGTGAGGAACCGTGGGCAGACA
- a CDS encoding REP-associated tyrosine transposase — protein MPAAAKACRLRKGRYSETGRIYLLTAVVNQRERVFANWHDGRLVVNDLRRCSEAGLATSLAWVVMPDHLHWLVELNEGSLADLICRVKSRSCQAYNRRHGRQGRLWQRGYYDRALRRDEDLKAAALYVVKNPVRAGLVARLGDYPLWDAIWL, from the coding sequence ATGCCTGCTGCTGCAAAAGCCTGTCGTCTGAGAAAGGGACGGTACTCTGAAACCGGAAGAATTTATCTGCTTACAGCAGTGGTTAATCAACGTGAGCGTGTTTTTGCCAACTGGCACGACGGTAGATTGGTGGTAAACGACTTGAGACGGTGCAGTGAAGCCGGGTTAGCCACCTCTCTGGCTTGGGTCGTAATGCCAGACCACCTGCATTGGCTCGTTGAGCTTAATGAGGGCTCGCTTGCAGATTTGATTTGTCGCGTTAAATCGCGAAGTTGCCAGGCGTACAACCGAAGACATGGCCGCCAGGGACGATTATGGCAGCGAGGGTATTACGACCGCGCCTTGAGGCGGGATGAAGATCTCAAAGCCGCTGCGCTCTACGTCGTCAAGAATCCTGTGCGAGCCGGTCTGGTGGCGCGCCTCGGGGACTACCCGCTGTGGGACGCAATCTGGCTTTGA
- a CDS encoding tellurite resistance TerB family protein, protein MNTSDLLEQLLRGQASAGQQRGASAPDGLGGLLGGLLGGGSPTGAGGAAASGGLGGLGGLLGGLLGGGGLGSALGGGSRSRSGGTHYAALASLGMMAYKAYQAWQRSQASKAPQELPQTADLLAGPQIETHSHAVLRALIAAAKADGRIDDAEKHLIGSEIGKHTADPQLQQWLDAEVAKPLDPGEVAQSAEGDPAVAAEMYLASVMLVDDQQDADRSYLDELAAALQIDPDLQVHLEKQAKGQA, encoded by the coding sequence ATGAACACCAGCGATTTGCTTGAACAACTGCTGCGAGGCCAGGCCTCGGCGGGGCAACAACGAGGGGCTTCGGCCCCAGATGGTCTGGGCGGATTGCTCGGTGGCCTGTTGGGCGGCGGCAGTCCGACCGGCGCGGGGGGCGCGGCTGCTTCGGGTGGCCTCGGTGGTCTGGGTGGTTTATTGGGTGGCTTGCTCGGCGGTGGCGGGTTGGGAAGCGCCCTCGGTGGCGGCAGCCGCAGCCGTTCCGGCGGCACCCATTACGCGGCCCTCGCTTCGCTGGGCATGATGGCCTACAAAGCGTATCAAGCGTGGCAACGCAGCCAGGCCAGCAAGGCGCCGCAAGAGCTGCCACAGACCGCCGACCTGCTCGCCGGCCCGCAAATCGAAACCCACAGCCACGCGGTACTGCGCGCCTTGATCGCCGCTGCCAAGGCCGACGGACGTATCGACGACGCAGAGAAGCACCTGATCGGCAGCGAAATCGGCAAACACACCGCGGATCCGCAGTTGCAGCAATGGCTCGACGCCGAAGTCGCCAAACCGCTGGACCCTGGTGAAGTCGCGCAATCTGCCGAAGGCGATCCCGCCGTAGCCGCCGAAATGTATCTGGCCAGCGTCATGCTGGTGGACGACCAACAGGATGCCGACCGCAGCTATCTCGACGAGCTGGCCGCGGCCTTACAGATCGATCCAGACCTGCAGGTGCATCTGGAAAAACAGGCGAAAGGACAAGCCTGA
- the pcsA gene encoding phosphatidylcholine synthase: protein MISTVHIARLKAWGAHGFTATGVVTAFLATLALLENQPIHCLMWLGVALIVDGLDGALARKVNVQSVLPSFDGSVLDLVIDYLTYVFIPALFIYRYIPLPDYTLLLTVSVILVSSLFCFCNVNMKSKDNYFVGFPAAWNVVALCLYIIGPGPWITFLTVIGLALLTVTRMKFLHPFRVRRFMPINIAVTAIWLLCSLSLVLNHPVVNPMVMGLWLLMSAYFLGICIWRTALEWFDRGH from the coding sequence GTGATATCCACCGTACACATCGCCAGGCTGAAAGCATGGGGCGCCCATGGTTTTACCGCGACCGGCGTGGTCACCGCCTTCCTCGCGACCCTCGCTCTGCTGGAGAACCAGCCGATCCATTGTTTGATGTGGCTGGGCGTGGCCCTGATCGTCGACGGTCTCGACGGCGCATTGGCACGCAAGGTCAACGTGCAATCGGTGTTGCCGAGTTTCGACGGTTCGGTCCTCGATCTGGTGATCGATTACCTGACGTATGTGTTCATCCCGGCACTGTTTATCTACCGCTACATTCCCCTGCCCGATTACACCCTGTTGCTGACGGTATCGGTGATTCTGGTGTCGTCGCTGTTCTGCTTCTGCAACGTCAACATGAAGAGCAAGGACAACTATTTTGTCGGTTTCCCGGCGGCATGGAACGTGGTTGCGTTGTGTCTGTACATCATTGGCCCGGGGCCGTGGATCACCTTCCTGACAGTGATAGGTCTGGCGTTGCTGACGGTGACACGGATGAAGTTCCTGCACCCGTTCCGCGTGCGCCGCTTCATGCCGATCAACATTGCCGTCACCGCGATCTGGCTGCTGTGCAGTTTGTCGCTGGTGCTCAATCACCCGGTGGTCAACCCGATGGTGATGGGTTTGTGGTTGCTGATGTCGGCTTACTTCCTGGGGATCTGCATCTGGCGCACGGCGCTGGAGTGGTTTGATCGCGGCCATTGA
- a CDS encoding class I SAM-dependent methyltransferase, which yields MSTPIDLTALKERQKVAWASGDYAVIGTTLQIVGESLAEACDLRCDEQVLDVAAGNGNATLAAARRGCVVTSTDYVAALLERGQDRARAEHLEVIFQVADAEALPFPDESYDAVLSTFGVMFAPDQVTAAAELGRVCRRGGRIGMANWTPEGFVGQMFKILGQHLPPPAVAQPPSNWGSDAWLHKQFDDRDFVVRVTRNHFNFRYRSAAHFIDIFRHWYGPVHKAFAVLSPEAGQALEDDLMELLNRSNRAGDESLVVPSEYLEVVITKR from the coding sequence ATGAGTACCCCGATTGATCTCACTGCCCTGAAGGAACGTCAGAAAGTCGCTTGGGCCAGTGGCGACTACGCCGTGATCGGCACCACATTGCAAATCGTCGGCGAAAGCCTCGCCGAGGCCTGCGATCTGCGCTGCGATGAACAGGTGTTGGATGTCGCTGCTGGCAACGGCAATGCAACCCTGGCAGCGGCGCGGCGCGGGTGTGTAGTGACCTCGACCGATTACGTGGCGGCGCTGCTGGAGCGTGGTCAGGATCGCGCCCGGGCCGAGCATCTGGAGGTGATTTTTCAGGTGGCCGATGCCGAGGCGCTGCCGTTTCCCGATGAAAGCTACGACGCCGTGTTGTCGACGTTCGGCGTGATGTTCGCGCCTGACCAGGTCACCGCCGCTGCCGAGCTGGGGCGGGTCTGTCGTCGGGGCGGGCGGATCGGTATGGCGAACTGGACGCCGGAGGGCTTCGTCGGGCAGATGTTCAAGATCCTCGGTCAGCATCTGCCACCGCCTGCGGTTGCACAGCCTCCCTCGAATTGGGGCTCGGATGCGTGGCTGCACAAGCAGTTCGATGATCGCGATTTTGTCGTACGCGTGACGCGCAACCACTTCAACTTCCGTTACCGCTCGGCAGCGCATTTCATTGACATCTTTCGGCACTGGTACGGGCCGGTGCACAAGGCTTTTGCGGTGTTGTCGCCGGAGGCTGGGCAGGCGCTGGAGGATGATCTGATGGAGTTGCTCAATCGCTCGAATCGGGCGGGGGACGAGTCGCTGGTGGTGCCGAGTGAATATCTGGAAGTGGTGATTACCAAACGTTAG
- a CDS encoding GNAT family N-acetyltransferase — protein sequence MSLHLDWLAAHMQHSDRYAAWIHQQFHYEYADQPLAQWQREFAEGQSNGEWSCLIAMDGERLLGGAALARNDLADRADLGPWLACVFVDPEARGQGLAEQLIEGICDAAKQRGVSRLYLHTQDKHDYYGKRGWQLLERFHAWEKQQWLMVRDL from the coding sequence ATGTCACTGCACCTCGACTGGCTCGCCGCGCACATGCAACACAGCGATCGCTACGCGGCGTGGATTCACCAACAATTCCACTACGAGTACGCCGACCAGCCCCTGGCTCAATGGCAGCGCGAATTTGCCGAAGGCCAAAGCAACGGCGAATGGTCGTGCCTGATTGCCATGGACGGCGAACGACTGCTCGGTGGTGCTGCACTCGCTCGCAACGACTTGGCCGATCGCGCCGATCTCGGCCCATGGCTTGCCTGCGTATTCGTCGACCCTGAGGCGCGCGGGCAAGGCCTGGCTGAGCAACTGATTGAAGGGATTTGCGACGCAGCAAAGCAGCGTGGGGTGTCGCGTTTGTACTTGCACACGCAAGACAAACACGACTACTACGGCAAACGCGGTTGGCAGCTATTGGAGCGTTTCCACGCGTGGGAAAAACAACAATGGCTCATGGTCCGCGACCTGTGA
- a CDS encoding cytochrome c biogenesis protein DipZ → MYLIAFLGGLLTVLSPCILPVVPFLFAGANRTRSSILLTLAGMALTFALISSLAVVSSEWVIQASNTGRHVALFVMVLFALSLISARVGDWLTKPFVALGNRLDPDTRKRAGPMGSIMLGVATGLLWAPCAGPILGVILTGAMLQGANAQTSLLLLAYGAGSALSLGTLIFAGRGLVNRLKPSIPFSGWLRRGAGVAVLATVAVIATGVDKTLLASTSSEGVASVEKNVLENVPKVVDYFVSKVRADSMTDQAQGTMPSLSGAVQWLNSPELNAESLRGKVVLVDFWTYDCINCQHTLPYVKDWAQKYEKDGLVVIGVHTPEYGYERIIDNVRDQVKKLGITYPVAIDNDYAIWRNFDNQYWPAHYLIDAKGQVRYSHFGEGRYAEQEQMIKQLLEEAKAPAA, encoded by the coding sequence ATGTACCTCATCGCATTTCTCGGCGGTCTGCTGACCGTCCTCAGTCCGTGCATCCTGCCGGTGGTGCCGTTTCTGTTCGCTGGCGCCAACCGTACACGTTCCTCGATCCTGCTCACCCTCGCCGGCATGGCGCTGACCTTTGCGCTGATCTCCAGCCTAGCCGTGGTCAGCAGCGAGTGGGTGATTCAGGCCAGCAACACCGGCCGCCACGTTGCTTTGTTCGTCATGGTGCTGTTCGCCCTGTCGCTGATCTCGGCCCGCGTCGGTGACTGGCTGACCAAGCCCTTCGTGGCGCTGGGCAATCGTCTTGATCCGGACACCCGTAAACGTGCGGGACCGATGGGCTCGATCATGCTCGGCGTCGCCACCGGTCTTTTGTGGGCGCCGTGTGCCGGGCCGATCCTTGGAGTGATTCTCACCGGCGCGATGCTGCAAGGTGCCAATGCGCAGACCAGTCTGTTGCTGCTGGCTTACGGCGCTGGCAGTGCGTTGTCGCTGGGCACGTTGATCTTCGCCGGGCGCGGTCTGGTCAATCGGCTGAAACCATCGATCCCGTTCAGTGGCTGGTTGCGCCGTGGTGCCGGAGTTGCGGTGCTCGCTACAGTCGCGGTGATAGCAACGGGCGTCGACAAGACTTTGCTTGCCAGCACCTCTTCGGAAGGCGTGGCCAGCGTCGAGAAAAACGTCCTGGAGAACGTGCCGAAAGTGGTCGACTACTTTGTCAGCAAGGTCCGCGCCGATTCGATGACGGACCAGGCTCAAGGCACAATGCCTTCGCTGTCAGGCGCTGTGCAGTGGCTCAACTCACCGGAGCTGAACGCCGAATCCCTGCGCGGCAAAGTGGTGCTGGTGGACTTCTGGACCTACGACTGCATCAATTGCCAGCACACCCTGCCGTACGTCAAGGACTGGGCGCAGAAATACGAGAAGGACGGCCTGGTGGTGATCGGCGTGCATACGCCGGAGTATGGCTACGAGCGGATCATCGACAACGTCAGGGATCAGGTGAAAAAACTCGGCATCACCTACCCGGTAGCGATCGACAACGACTATGCGATCTGGCGCAACTTCGACAACCAATACTGGCCGGCGCATTACCTGATCGATGCCAAGGGGCAGGTGCGTTACAGCCACTTCGGTGAAGGTCGCTATGCGGAGCAGGAGCAGATGATCAAGCAGTTGCTGGAGGAGGCGAAAGCACCTGCAGCCTGA
- a CDS encoding DUF2790 domain-containing protein has product MNNKSVFAACLFAALNICTLSAHAEADVSRQTYTYGTHLDIQKVLSMTEDTSVTCGITEARMTYLDSAGKTRELDYSKFADGCNNQN; this is encoded by the coding sequence ATGAACAACAAATCCGTATTCGCCGCCTGCCTGTTCGCCGCTCTGAACATCTGCACCCTGTCGGCCCACGCCGAAGCTGACGTCAGCCGGCAAACCTACACCTACGGCACCCATCTGGATATCCAGAAAGTGCTGTCGATGACTGAAGACACTTCAGTGACCTGCGGCATCACCGAGGCGCGCATGACCTACCTCGATTCCGCTGGCAAAACCCGCGAGCTGGATTACAGCAAATTCGCTGACGGCTGCAACAACCAGAACTGA
- a CDS encoding response regulator — protein MEHVDHILIVDDDREIRELVGNYLKKNGLRTTVVADGRQMRSFLDANTVDLIVLDIMMPGDDGLQLCRELRVGKHKATPVLMLTARNDETDRIIGLEMGADDYLSKPFAARELLARINAVLRRTRMLPPNLVVTEAGRLLAFGRWQLDTSARHLLDSDGTMVALSGAEYRLLRVFLDHPQRVLSRDQLLNLTQGREADLFDRSIDLLVSRLRQRLLDDAREPAYIKTVRSEGYVFSLPVELLGAPA, from the coding sequence ATGGAACATGTCGATCACATTCTCATCGTCGATGACGACCGCGAGATCCGTGAACTGGTAGGCAACTACCTGAAGAAAAACGGCCTGCGCACGACAGTGGTCGCCGATGGCCGGCAGATGCGCAGCTTCCTGGATGCCAATACGGTCGACCTGATCGTGCTCGACATCATGATGCCTGGCGACGATGGCCTGCAGCTGTGCCGCGAATTGCGCGTGGGCAAACACAAGGCGACGCCGGTGCTGATGCTCACCGCGCGCAACGATGAGACCGACCGCATCATCGGTCTGGAAATGGGCGCCGACGATTACCTGAGCAAACCCTTCGCCGCACGTGAGTTGCTGGCGCGGATCAACGCGGTGTTGCGCCGCACCCGCATGTTGCCGCCGAACCTGGTGGTCACCGAAGCCGGACGCCTGCTGGCCTTCGGTCGTTGGCAACTGGACACCTCGGCCCGGCATCTGCTCGACAGCGACGGCACCATGGTCGCCCTCAGCGGCGCCGAATACCGCTTGCTGCGGGTGTTTCTCGACCATCCGCAACGGGTGCTCAGCCGCGATCAGCTGCTCAATCTGACCCAGGGCCGCGAGGCCGATCTGTTCGACCGCTCCATCGATCTGCTGGTCAGCCGCTTGCGCCAACGCCTGCTGGATGATGCCCGCGAGCCGGCCTATATCAAGACCGTGCGCAGTGAAGGTTATGTGTTTTCGCTGCCGGTCGAGCTGCTCGGGGCGCCGGCATGA